TTCCCACTGGAGTAATTTTTTACGAACTTGGCATTTTATTGTCTTGAAAATATTTCCTATTATTTTCATGATCAAGTTCTCCTTTTTTTATTTTTTAAAGGGCAATTGGATTAATAAACCATCTTAGGTAATTAAAACCTCTTTGTCAATTATTATTGCAAGGTGAAAAAAATCGATGTAAGTAACTAGCTGTTTGCTAGTCTTTTTGTTTTTAAAATAGTATATTTATGCTAATATTAAATTTTAAATATGTATTTTTGTGACATTGGACGACAATTATATAAAATAGGATAGTATAATATAAAATAGGATAGTATTAGTAACTATAATAGACTGTTGATAACTAATATAGACAATGGATGACAAAATTGTTATAATTAAAATAACATTAAAAAAAATTTGCCAATCTTGTGGATAAGATGGCGTAATATCGATTTTTATTATGAATATTTCACTAATATACAAATCAGAATTTTCCGTGTCTTTGCCTTGGAAGATCATTTGTATATTCGTAGAGTATTTGTGGTTACGTTCGGTAGTAATTATTCGAGAAAAGAGCAGACCTCTTTTCTTTTTTGTTTTCCATGTTTAAAAACGACGACATTCTGACAATTGAAGAAGTCGCTGCAGTCCTTAAGGTTTCCAAGAGGACTGTTTATCGTTGGATAGATAATAAGGAATTAAAAGTAGCCCGGATTGGTCGCAAGACTTACCGGGTTTTTGAGTCTGATTTAAAAAGCTTCGTTAAGAAGTTTATGTAGCTCTTTAAAGTAAACTAAAATCCTTTCTTCGCAATTTCAGAGTATTTGTAAAAAAGTATTCTGAGGGTTGGGTGGAAATCCAACACGAGTTTTAAATTCCCATGCGAAACTCATGCCGCCTTAATTTTTGTGGAGTTTGAGCCATTTCCCCATGCGCTTAGACTCCACGAAAAGGCACCATAATTTTATTATCTATATTTGTACCCCCTCCTGTTTTTTTTTGGGGGGGGGTGATAACGAAGAGTTAAAGTGATATGAATCTAATAAAAATTACAATTAAATATTTGCTAGTTGTGTTGATGGTGTTATCTCCATCTTTAGCTTCGGCTGAAATGCGGAGCAATAGTTATATTCTTAATGAGAACGTGAACCATAGTTTTAATGGGCCGATTATTTCTGGTGTGAGTCATTCTGTTTCTGGTGTCGATGTGACGGTAGCATTTGTGACCAATGTGATTGCTGATGCTTTTGTAATTTATAACACTGATCCGGCTTTTATTGATAGCATGGAGCAAGGTACGAGCATTAAGAGTGGTACAAGTCACAATATTGCGTTAAAGGGTTTATTGGCTGATACGACTTATTATTATCGTGTTCGCTCTGAGCGGGTAAATGGAGGGGTGTCGACTGATATAACTTCGCGTAGTTTTGTGACTGGACATGGACTGGAAGCAGAGACTGTAGTACCTGTTAGTGGCGGTGGAACATTGATTATTGATAAAACTGATAAGATAGCACCGATTATAAGCAATGTGCAAATAAATATTGTTGATGAAGCTAGTTTGAGTATGTCTTGGGACACAAATGAGGAGGCGACGAGTTTTGGCGAGTATGGAGAAACACAGCAATATGGAAATACTAGTGGATTATGGGACAAGGTGATTAAGCATGTCGTGATATTGAAAAATCTGCAACCAGAATTAATTTACCATCTTCGACCAGTGTCGAGTGATGGGTGGGGCAATGTTGCTTATGGTGAAGATCAGATTTTTAATACCGTAGCTGGTAAAAAAGTTGAGGGTGAATTTATTGCGTCTACCAGTGAAGAAAATAAGGCAATGGAAATAAACCAAAGTGTATTAGCGGAAGCAGCGAAACGAATGATGAGTTTTGTTCAGCGCTTATTTCCGCAAGCGACGTTGAATGATAAATCAACCCTGGGTGAAATAACAACTATTGAAGAGTTGTCTCGATTTATTCCCGCCCCCATTTTATCGGGTGAACCAAGAATTGAAGCGGGATCGGATAGGGCGACAATCTTTTGGATAACTGATATTGATGCATCTTCGCAAATAGCTATTTCGCCTGATGCAGACTATAAAAACAGAAAAGGTGAATTATATATTCAGGTTGTTGGTGACGCACAGAATTTAAGTCAGAATCATAGTGTTCAAATTTTTGGCTTACAAGCGGATACGGCTTATCATTATCAATTGCGTAGTAAGGCGAGTTTTGGGCCAATGGCGTTTTCTCGTGATTTTACTTTTCGAACGATTGATGATGGAGTAAAAATTGTTAGTTTTTTGACACAGATTAAAAATGATCAGGCTGCTTCAATAAAATGGGTTACAAATAAAGAAGCAAATAGTGCAATTCAATATGCGCCCTATCACGACAATCTAGTTGCCTTGGATGAAGTAAAAATAATCAAAAATGATGAGTATAATATAATTCATGAAATTGATGTTAATGATTTTCAGGCTGGTGTATTTTATGATGTGGAAATAATCAGTGTTGATAAAAAAGGCAACACGGTGAAGGAGAAACTGGATCGTTTTTCAACCCAGGAAAATGATTTGCCTCCGGAGATATCTAATATAAAAACTAATTCCACGGTGTTTATTGATAGAAATAATAAAACGCAAACCGTTATTTCTTGGTTGACCAATGAGCCAACTAGCGCACAAATTTTTTACCAAGAAGGTGTACATGGAGCAGGAGGAGAATTAAGTGAGAGTACAGATGTTAATAATAATTTTACCAAAGAACATATTTTTGTTATTACCAAGTTTAAGCCGGGAACTGTTTATAGTTTTCAGATAAGGGCGATTGATTCTGGCGGAAACGAGGTGTTGTCAAAAATTAACACTTTTATGACGGCGAAAAACAAAGAATCAATTATTCAAGTAATAATTAAAATATTGGAAGACACCTTTGGTTGGGTGAAGAAGCTAATGTAGAAATATAAAAAAATAATCAATAATAATGTTTAAAGTAAAAATAAAAACTAAATATGCGATGATAATGATGACTGGTTTATTCCTGTTGTTTAGTGCTGTTTATGTAAATGCAGCTTCG
This window of the Patescibacteria group bacterium genome carries:
- a CDS encoding helix-turn-helix domain-containing protein — translated: MFKNDDILTIEEVAAVLKVSKRTVYRWIDNKELKVARIGRKTYRVFESDLKSFVKKFM
- a CDS encoding fibronectin type III domain-containing protein, which codes for MNLIKITIKYLLVVLMVLSPSLASAEMRSNSYILNENVNHSFNGPIISGVSHSVSGVDVTVAFVTNVIADAFVIYNTDPAFIDSMEQGTSIKSGTSHNIALKGLLADTTYYYRVRSERVNGGVSTDITSRSFVTGHGLEAETVVPVSGGGTLIIDKTDKIAPIISNVQINIVDEASLSMSWDTNEEATSFGEYGETQQYGNTSGLWDKVIKHVVILKNLQPELIYHLRPVSSDGWGNVAYGEDQIFNTVAGKKVEGEFIASTSEENKAMEINQSVLAEAAKRMMSFVQRLFPQATLNDKSTLGEITTIEELSRFIPAPILSGEPRIEAGSDRATIFWITDIDASSQIAISPDADYKNRKGELYIQVVGDAQNLSQNHSVQIFGLQADTAYHYQLRSKASFGPMAFSRDFTFRTIDDGVKIVSFLTQIKNDQAASIKWVTNKEANSAIQYAPYHDNLVALDEVKIIKNDEYNIIHEIDVNDFQAGVFYDVEIISVDKKGNTVKEKLDRFSTQENDLPPEISNIKTNSTVFIDRNNKTQTVISWLTNEPTSAQIFYQEGVHGAGGELSESTDVNNNFTKEHIFVITKFKPGTVYSFQIRAIDSGGNEVLSKINTFMTAKNKESIIQVIIKILEDTFGWVKKLM